The following are encoded in a window of Collinsella aerofaciens genomic DNA:
- a CDS encoding glutamate synthase subunit beta has protein sequence MGKPGAFLDIDRVTHELRPVEERSRDFDPLYVELDDDARRAQASRCMMCGVAFCQMGASFGKARPSGCPLHNLIPEWNELVYRGRWDEAAERLSLTSPMPEFTSRVCPALCEAACNLGSVDGQPTTIHDNERAISDHEWANGGPRRFEPAGEGAPTVAVVGSGPAGLVAAWELARRGARVTVFERDDRPGGLLMYGIPNMKLEKSVVERRVALMRELGIVFELSADVSDSKVTAKLDDFDAVVVAAGARAPRGLSAANIDAPGVVYAVDYLAASIVSVLDGGEPAVNARGLDVVVIGGGDTGNDCVGTAVRQGARSVRQFEFLPAAPDARAASSPWPQWPNVKKTDYGQQEAIAAMGGEMRAWGVDTLEVLLDKKGAAAGLRVVDLDWSAGKPERIAGSEHEVPAQLVLIACGFTGPEHGVFDAVGVPVATAGRPLPVMAAEGSHLAARVDGVAAGATPVYVAGDARNGSSLVVSAMADALACAAEVAEALEL, from the coding sequence ATGGGTAAGCCCGGTGCTTTTCTTGATATCGATCGCGTGACCCACGAGCTGCGCCCCGTGGAGGAGCGCAGCCGCGATTTCGATCCGCTGTACGTGGAGCTCGACGACGATGCGCGCCGTGCCCAGGCGAGCCGCTGCATGATGTGCGGTGTGGCGTTTTGTCAGATGGGCGCGAGCTTTGGCAAGGCACGTCCGAGCGGCTGTCCGCTGCACAACCTGATTCCCGAGTGGAACGAGCTGGTGTACCGCGGCCGTTGGGACGAGGCTGCCGAGCGCCTGTCACTCACCTCGCCCATGCCCGAGTTCACGAGTCGCGTGTGCCCGGCGCTGTGCGAGGCCGCATGCAACCTGGGCTCGGTCGATGGCCAGCCCACGACGATTCATGACAACGAGCGCGCGATTAGCGACCATGAGTGGGCCAACGGCGGTCCGCGCCGCTTTGAGCCGGCAGGGGAGGGTGCACCCACGGTTGCCGTGGTGGGTTCCGGTCCCGCTGGTCTGGTGGCAGCATGGGAGCTTGCGCGTCGTGGCGCCCGCGTGACGGTGTTTGAGCGCGACGACCGCCCGGGCGGTCTGCTCATGTACGGCATTCCCAACATGAAGCTCGAGAAGTCCGTGGTCGAGCGTCGCGTGGCGCTCATGCGCGAGCTGGGCATTGTGTTCGAGCTGAGTGCCGACGTGAGCGATTCCAAGGTTACCGCCAAGCTCGACGACTTTGACGCCGTCGTGGTGGCTGCCGGCGCCCGTGCTCCGCGTGGGCTTTCGGCTGCGAACATTGATGCCCCGGGCGTGGTGTATGCCGTGGACTACCTGGCGGCTTCGATCGTCTCGGTGCTCGATGGCGGCGAGCCCGCGGTGAACGCGCGCGGCCTGGACGTTGTGGTCATTGGCGGCGGCGATACCGGTAACGACTGCGTGGGCACCGCGGTACGTCAGGGTGCGCGCAGCGTGCGCCAGTTTGAGTTCTTGCCGGCGGCGCCTGATGCGCGCGCGGCGAGCAGCCCCTGGCCGCAGTGGCCCAACGTGAAGAAGACCGATTATGGCCAGCAGGAGGCCATCGCTGCCATGGGCGGCGAGATGCGCGCTTGGGGTGTGGATACGCTCGAGGTACTGTTGGACAAGAAGGGCGCGGCCGCGGGCCTGCGCGTGGTCGATCTGGATTGGTCGGCTGGCAAGCCCGAGCGCATCGCGGGCTCCGAGCACGAGGTGCCGGCCCAGCTGGTGCTCATCGCCTGCGGCTTTACGGGTCCCGAGCATGGCGTGTTCGACGCCGTTGGCGTGCCTGTTGCCACCGCTGGTCGTCCGCTGCCGGTGATGGCTGCCGAGGGCTCGCACCTTGCGGCCCGTGTCGACGGCGTCGCCGCGGGCGCCACACCGGTATACGTGGCCGGCGATGCTCGCAATGGCAGTTCGCTCGTGGTAAGCGCCATGGCCGACGCCCTGGCCTGCGCTGCCGAAGTCGCCGAGGCGCTGGAGCTGTAA
- the gltB gene encoding glutamate synthase large subunit, with protein MQADSAQQQGLYRPEFDHDACGIGALADINGERHHQILDDALSILVNLEHRGGTGLEKNTGDGAGILFQVPHHFFRKEAQKCGQILPAEGDYGVAMLFFPQDDKGVEDARRVFEEGCAEAGVPLLFWREVPVDPHDLGETARACMPTILQAFLGRPDDTPAGDAFERRLYVCRRTIEKKADAEFALRDKIFYVCSMSSRTIVYKGMLVATQMRRFFIDLNDAAVKTAVALVHSRYSTNTTPSWERAHPNRFIIHNGEINTLKGNVNWIRAREPNLYSPVLQHDLERVMPIINREGSDSAILDNVLEFLVMNGRPLTRAASMLLPEPWDHNDSLSEERRAYDAYQSMLMEPWDGPAAIAFTDGRTLGAALDRNGLRPARYYVTRDGLFMLASEVGTIEVSPENILTSGCLGPGQMLEVDFARGRVIYNDELRARYAKEKPYRDWIAEETLTVDALDEPVAATPAEDAEVPAAVRMAKLGYHWDDVDEVVRPMAQQGKAPLASMGIDAPLACLSKKTRSFFDYFYQLFAQVTNPPIDALREHMVTSTTLYLGNHGNLLEDSRAACQLVRLERPLLSEEEFERICAIDRVGFKTRRFRAVYRRDAGEGALQAALKQLAEDVEAAVRDGVNIVVLSDRAAAGEVPVPSLLAVGCVHNHLIRAGVRTFADIVVECGDAVSPHDFAALVGYSASGIYPYNAHACIRDLAAHGDLDVTAEQGIANYNKAATAGIVSIMSKMGISTVQSYHSAQIFEAVGFTPEFVNAYFAGTVSRVGGMGVEDVEREQNERYDAALAILKSPAPDQLPTLGLTKWRPLGGEDHLIDPQTVYLLQTACREDSYDTFKEYSARLHRTGRAVRLRDLLDFNANGRTPVALDEVEPALNIVRRFNTGAMSYGSISKEAHECMAIAMNRLHGRSNSGEGGEDPRRETPLANGDSKNSAIKQVASARFGVTSRYLCSAFEIQIKMAQGAKPGEGGHLPGKKVYPWIAEVRQSTPGIGLISPPPHHDIYSIEDLAELIFDLKNANPGARVSVKLVSEAGVGTIATGVAKGAADKILISGHNGGSGAAARDSIWHAGLPLELGLAEAQQTLLQNGLRSRVVLEADGKLMDGTDVAVACLLGAEEFGFATMPLISMGCLMQRDCQQDTCPAGIATQNCRLRRGFRGKPEHVEHFMLFVAEQLREVMASLGFRTVDEMVGHPECLRQIEVPGNRKANLLDLSPVLASATCEFGAHIPGADGRHFLPQMAADSELEKTLDSTLFVPYTADARAHLRPIRFRADIANVNRCVGTILGNAVTKAHPEGLPAGSITIDCDGSAGQSFGAFLPRGITLNVCGDANDYFGKGLSGGEVSVRPNPHATYKFDENIIVGNVAFFGATSGRGFINGLAGQRFGVRNSGATVVVEGCGNHGCEYMTGGLALILGEVGQNFAAGMTGGVAYVFDQYGTLDARVNHESVELKAPTAGELAQIRALVQEHVDATQSPRGIKLLYSFETMSKHFVKVIPTEYERVLAIVAAAEAVGKTHEQAEELAFDIVTGRADAADVARFDVAGGVAGAVPAAASSVASTKKEA; from the coding sequence ATGCAGGCAGATTCCGCTCAGCAGCAGGGCCTTTATCGCCCCGAATTCGACCACGATGCATGTGGCATCGGCGCGCTTGCCGATATCAACGGCGAGCGCCATCACCAGATTCTGGACGACGCACTGTCCATTCTGGTCAACTTGGAGCACCGCGGCGGTACGGGACTCGAGAAGAACACCGGCGACGGCGCCGGCATCCTGTTCCAGGTTCCGCATCACTTTTTCCGCAAAGAGGCTCAAAAGTGCGGCCAGATTCTGCCGGCAGAGGGCGACTATGGCGTGGCCATGCTGTTCTTCCCGCAGGACGACAAGGGCGTAGAGGATGCCCGCCGCGTGTTTGAGGAGGGCTGCGCCGAGGCCGGCGTGCCGCTGCTCTTTTGGCGCGAGGTGCCGGTCGACCCGCACGACCTGGGCGAGACGGCCCGCGCCTGCATGCCCACTATCCTGCAGGCCTTCCTGGGCCGTCCGGACGACACGCCGGCGGGCGACGCCTTCGAGCGCCGTCTGTATGTGTGCCGCCGCACCATCGAGAAGAAGGCCGACGCTGAGTTTGCCCTGCGCGACAAGATCTTCTACGTGTGCTCCATGAGCTCGCGCACCATCGTGTACAAGGGTATGCTGGTCGCCACGCAGATGCGCCGCTTCTTCATCGATCTCAACGACGCCGCCGTCAAGACGGCCGTGGCGCTCGTCCACTCGCGCTACTCCACCAACACCACGCCCAGCTGGGAGCGCGCGCACCCCAACCGCTTTATCATCCACAACGGCGAGATCAACACCCTCAAGGGCAATGTCAACTGGATTCGCGCCCGCGAGCCCAACCTGTACAGCCCCGTGCTGCAGCACGATCTTGAGCGCGTGATGCCCATCATCAACCGTGAGGGTTCCGACTCCGCGATTCTAGACAACGTGCTTGAGTTCCTGGTCATGAACGGTCGCCCGCTCACGCGTGCCGCGTCCATGTTGCTGCCCGAGCCGTGGGATCACAACGACAGCCTGAGTGAGGAGCGCCGCGCCTACGACGCTTACCAGTCCATGCTCATGGAGCCGTGGGACGGTCCTGCCGCTATCGCCTTTACCGACGGCCGTACCCTGGGTGCCGCCCTCGACCGTAACGGCCTGCGTCCGGCTCGCTACTACGTGACGCGTGACGGCCTCTTTATGCTGGCGAGTGAGGTGGGCACCATCGAGGTGAGCCCCGAGAACATCCTGACGAGCGGCTGTCTGGGACCGGGCCAGATGCTCGAGGTCGATTTTGCCCGCGGCCGCGTGATCTACAACGACGAGCTGCGCGCCCGCTATGCCAAGGAAAAGCCCTACCGTGATTGGATTGCCGAGGAGACACTGACCGTCGACGCGCTCGATGAGCCCGTTGCGGCAACACCCGCCGAGGACGCCGAGGTGCCTGCCGCCGTGCGCATGGCTAAGCTCGGGTATCACTGGGATGATGTTGACGAGGTCGTGCGTCCCATGGCCCAGCAGGGCAAGGCGCCGCTCGCCTCGATGGGCATCGATGCGCCGCTGGCCTGCCTGTCCAAGAAGACGCGTTCGTTCTTTGACTACTTCTATCAGCTGTTCGCTCAGGTCACGAACCCGCCCATCGACGCCCTTCGCGAGCATATGGTCACCTCGACCACGCTCTACCTGGGCAACCACGGCAACCTGCTCGAGGACTCTCGTGCGGCCTGTCAGCTGGTGCGCTTGGAGCGCCCACTGCTGAGCGAGGAGGAGTTCGAGCGTATCTGCGCCATCGACCGCGTGGGCTTTAAGACCCGCCGTTTCCGTGCCGTGTACCGCCGCGACGCGGGTGAGGGCGCGCTGCAGGCTGCGCTCAAGCAGCTTGCCGAAGACGTCGAGGCCGCGGTTCGCGATGGCGTGAACATCGTGGTGCTGAGCGACCGTGCTGCGGCGGGCGAGGTCCCTGTGCCGTCGCTGCTCGCCGTGGGCTGCGTGCACAACCACCTGATTCGCGCCGGCGTGCGTACCTTTGCCGACATCGTGGTGGAGTGCGGCGACGCCGTGTCCCCGCACGACTTTGCGGCACTGGTGGGCTACTCCGCGAGCGGCATCTATCCGTACAACGCGCACGCGTGCATTCGCGACTTGGCGGCGCACGGCGATCTGGACGTGACAGCCGAGCAGGGCATCGCCAACTACAACAAGGCTGCGACCGCTGGCATCGTTTCCATCATGTCCAAGATGGGCATCTCCACGGTGCAGAGCTACCACTCCGCGCAGATCTTCGAGGCCGTGGGCTTCACTCCGGAGTTCGTCAACGCGTACTTCGCCGGCACGGTGAGCCGTGTGGGCGGTATGGGTGTCGAGGACGTCGAGCGCGAGCAGAATGAGCGCTACGACGCCGCGCTCGCTATCCTTAAGAGCCCGGCTCCCGATCAGCTGCCCACGCTGGGTCTGACCAAGTGGCGCCCGCTCGGCGGCGAGGATCACCTTATCGACCCGCAGACCGTCTACCTGCTGCAGACCGCCTGCCGCGAGGACAGCTACGACACCTTTAAGGAGTACAGCGCCCGCCTGCACCGCACCGGCCGTGCCGTGCGCCTGCGTGACCTGCTGGACTTTAATGCCAACGGTCGCACCCCGGTGGCACTCGACGAGGTGGAGCCCGCGCTCAACATCGTCCGCCGTTTTAACACCGGCGCCATGTCGTACGGCTCCATCAGCAAGGAAGCACACGAGTGCATGGCCATCGCCATGAACCGCCTGCACGGCCGTTCCAACTCGGGCGAGGGCGGCGAGGACCCGCGTCGCGAGACCCCGCTGGCTAACGGTGACTCCAAGAACTCCGCCATCAAGCAGGTGGCAAGCGCGCGCTTTGGCGTGACGAGCCGCTACCTGTGCAGCGCCTTCGAGATTCAGATCAAGATGGCCCAGGGCGCCAAGCCCGGCGAGGGCGGTCACCTGCCCGGCAAGAAGGTCTACCCCTGGATTGCCGAGGTCCGTCAGTCCACGCCCGGCATCGGCCTGATCTCGCCTCCGCCGCACCACGACATCTACTCCATCGAGGACCTGGCAGAGCTGATCTTTGACCTTAAGAACGCCAACCCCGGCGCGCGCGTGTCGGTCAAGCTGGTCAGCGAGGCCGGTGTCGGCACCATCGCCACTGGTGTTGCCAAGGGCGCTGCCGACAAGATTTTGATCAGCGGCCACAACGGCGGCTCGGGTGCCGCTGCTCGCGATTCGATCTGGCACGCCGGTCTGCCGCTGGAGCTTGGCCTTGCCGAGGCCCAGCAGACGCTGCTGCAAAACGGCCTGCGCTCGCGCGTGGTGCTCGAGGCCGACGGCAAGCTCATGGACGGCACCGATGTTGCCGTCGCCTGCCTGCTGGGTGCCGAGGAGTTTGGCTTTGCGACCATGCCGCTCATCTCCATGGGCTGCCTCATGCAGCGCGACTGCCAGCAGGATACCTGCCCGGCCGGCATCGCCACGCAAAACTGTCGCCTGCGTCGCGGCTTCCGCGGCAAGCCGGAGCACGTCGAGCACTTTATGCTCTTTGTTGCCGAGCAGCTGCGCGAGGTCATGGCGAGCCTGGGCTTCCGCACCGTCGACGAGATGGTCGGCCATCCCGAGTGCCTGCGCCAGATTGAGGTCCCGGGCAACCGCAAGGCTAACCTGCTGGATCTGTCGCCCGTGCTGGCGAGCGCGACCTGTGAGTTTGGTGCCCATATCCCGGGTGCCGACGGCCGTCACTTCCTGCCCCAGATGGCTGCGGACAGCGAGCTCGAAAAGACGCTCGACTCCACGTTGTTTGTGCCCTATACGGCCGATGCCCGTGCGCACCTGCGTCCGATTCGCTTCCGCGCCGATATCGCCAACGTCAACCGCTGCGTGGGCACCATCTTGGGCAACGCGGTGACCAAGGCGCATCCCGAGGGCCTGCCCGCCGGCTCCATCACCATCGATTGCGATGGTTCGGCCGGTCAGAGCTTTGGCGCCTTCCTGCCGCGCGGCATTACGCTCAACGTGTGCGGCGACGCCAACGACTACTTTGGCAAGGGCCTTTCGGGCGGCGAGGTGTCGGTGCGCCCCAACCCGCATGCGACCTACAAGTTCGACGAGAACATCATCGTGGGCAACGTTGCGTTCTTTGGCGCTACGAGTGGCCGCGGCTTCATTAACGGCCTGGCCGGCCAGCGCTTTGGCGTACGCAACTCCGGTGCCACGGTGGTGGTCGAGGGCTGCGGCAACCATGGCTGCGAGTACATGACGGGAGGTCTGGCGCTCATCCTGGGCGAGGTCGGGCAGAACTTCGCCGCCGGCATGACGGGCGGCGTGGCTTACGTCTTTGACCAGTACGGCACGCTCGATGCCCGTGTGAACCACGAGAGCGTTGAGCTTAAAGCCCCGACGGCCGGTGAGCTGGCGCAGATTCGTGCGCTCGTCCAGGAGCACGTGGACGCGACGCAGAGCCCGCGCGGCATTAAGCTGCTCTACAGCTTTGAGACGATGAGCAAGCACTTTGTGAAGGTCATTCCGACCGAGTACGAGCGCGTGCTGGCGATTGTCGCCGCCGCCGAGGCCGTCGGCAAGACGCATGAGCAGGCCGAGGAGCTGGCGTTTGACATTGTGACCGGTCGCGCCGACGCCGCCGATGTCGCTCGCTTTGATGTGGCGGGTGGTGTCGCTGGCGCTGTGCCCGCCGCCGCCAGCTCTGTTGCTTCGACCAAGAAGGAGGCGTAA
- a CDS encoding Nramp family divalent metal transporter, protein MPNHLKHHFGSRRTGGHGGLDIARHIGPGLLVTVGFIDPGNWASNMAAGSQFGYALLWIVTLSTIMLIVLQHNAAHLGIATGTCLAEATTRYLPRFVGRTVLASAYLATIATAMAEVLGGAIALQMLFGLPVRAGCVIIAAVSMAMLMTNSYKRAERWIIAFVGVVGLSFLAELALVKVDWPQAAASWITPSMPTGSAAIIVSVLGAVVMPHNLFLHSEVIQSMHFEGQGEQVIEERLHYELFDTLFSMGVGWAINSAMVILAATTFFAHGIVVDDLAVAADTLSPILGPASSTIFAVALLFAGISSSVTAGMAAGTITAGMFDEEYDIHDRHSSIGVAACFAGAVAACLVVPNPFEGLIWSQALLSLQLPITVFVLIRLTSSARVMGKYANSRPLNALLVGIGAIVTILDVVLLTGM, encoded by the coding sequence ATGCCCAACCATCTCAAACATCATTTTGGCTCCCGACGCACCGGCGGTCACGGAGGCCTAGACATTGCGCGGCACATCGGCCCCGGGCTACTCGTGACCGTCGGCTTTATCGACCCGGGCAACTGGGCCTCCAATATGGCCGCGGGCTCGCAGTTTGGCTACGCGCTGCTGTGGATCGTCACACTGTCCACGATTATGCTCATTGTGCTGCAGCACAATGCGGCGCACCTGGGTATCGCCACGGGCACCTGTCTTGCCGAGGCCACGACACGCTACCTCCCCCGCTTCGTTGGACGCACGGTGCTCGCCAGCGCCTATCTCGCGACCATCGCCACCGCCATGGCAGAGGTCCTGGGCGGCGCGATTGCCCTTCAAATGCTCTTTGGGCTGCCCGTGCGTGCGGGCTGCGTCATCATAGCGGCAGTATCGATGGCGATGCTCATGACGAACTCCTACAAGCGTGCCGAACGCTGGATCATCGCCTTCGTCGGCGTGGTAGGCCTCTCGTTTTTGGCCGAGCTTGCACTAGTCAAGGTCGACTGGCCGCAGGCCGCCGCAAGCTGGATCACACCCAGTATGCCCACCGGCTCGGCCGCGATTATCGTAAGTGTCCTAGGCGCGGTCGTTATGCCACATAACCTTTTTCTGCACTCCGAGGTCATCCAATCCATGCACTTCGAAGGCCAAGGCGAGCAAGTTATCGAAGAGCGTCTGCACTACGAGCTCTTCGACACGCTCTTTTCGATGGGCGTGGGCTGGGCAATCAACTCGGCCATGGTCATCCTGGCCGCAACGACCTTCTTTGCGCATGGCATAGTCGTAGACGACCTCGCCGTCGCAGCGGACACGCTCTCCCCCATTCTGGGCCCGGCAAGCTCGACCATCTTTGCGGTGGCACTGCTGTTTGCGGGCATATCGAGTAGTGTGACGGCAGGCATGGCGGCAGGCACCATCACCGCGGGCATGTTCGACGAGGAATACGACATCCACGACCGACATTCCTCGATCGGGGTAGCGGCCTGTTTCGCCGGCGCAGTGGCGGCGTGTCTGGTCGTCCCAAATCCTTTTGAAGGTCTCATCTGGAGTCAGGCACTGCTGTCGCTTCAGCTGCCGATTACGGTCTTTGTGCTCATACGGCTCACCAGCTCAGCCCGCGTCATGGGCAAATACGCCAACTCGCGCCCGCTCAACGCGTTGCTCGTAGGGATCGGTGCCATCGTGACGATTCTCGATGTCGTGTTGTTGACAGGGATGTAA
- a CDS encoding amidohydrolase family protein, with protein sequence MFKFSEGEELDMASADRSTLFINATVLDGSEHMEPQPDMAVTVERGVITWMGPSAVAQAPAGAEVIDLAGAYLMPGLINMHVHLCGSGKPVSAGDAGALMKKLDNPVGRAIVRHILKGSAQQQLASGVTTVRGAGDPLFADIAVRNAIDAGKYQGPRLVAPGTGVTVPGGHGAGLFAQVANSPAEAAEQVRDLYARGADVIKLFVTGGVFDATEVGEPGVLRMPVEVAAAACKAAHDMGLPVMAHVESTEGVKVALEAGVDTIEHGAPLTSEILELYRGAAGTQLEGRAPCVTCTISPALPFVLLDPEKTHSTDTQKKNGDIVCSGIIESARAALEAGVKVGLGTDSSCPFVTQYDMWREVAYFAKYVGVSNAFALHTATQVNAELLGLGGETGTIECGKAADILVTRKNPLDDLCALREPAYVMCRGDLVRKLKVKRIPEVDAELDTIMAMPSEALAEELARDGVA encoded by the coding sequence ATGTTCAAGTTTTCTGAGGGGGAGGAGCTCGATATGGCGTCTGCCGATCGTTCCACGTTGTTTATCAATGCGACCGTCCTGGATGGTTCGGAGCATATGGAGCCGCAACCCGATATGGCCGTGACTGTTGAGCGCGGTGTCATCACGTGGATGGGGCCGAGTGCTGTGGCGCAGGCACCTGCAGGTGCCGAGGTCATCGACCTGGCAGGTGCGTATCTCATGCCCGGTCTCATCAATATGCATGTGCATCTGTGCGGTTCGGGCAAGCCGGTTTCGGCGGGCGATGCCGGCGCGCTGATGAAGAAGCTCGATAATCCCGTGGGGCGCGCCATCGTGCGCCATATTCTTAAGGGCAGCGCCCAACAACAACTGGCAAGCGGCGTGACCACGGTGCGCGGCGCGGGCGACCCACTGTTTGCCGACATCGCCGTTCGTAATGCCATCGACGCCGGCAAGTATCAAGGTCCTCGCCTGGTGGCGCCGGGAACGGGCGTCACGGTGCCGGGCGGCCATGGTGCGGGCTTGTTCGCCCAGGTGGCAAACAGTCCCGCCGAGGCAGCCGAACAGGTGCGCGACCTGTATGCGCGCGGTGCCGACGTCATTAAGCTGTTCGTAACGGGCGGTGTGTTCGATGCGACCGAGGTGGGCGAGCCGGGCGTGCTGCGTATGCCGGTGGAGGTTGCCGCGGCGGCGTGCAAGGCGGCGCACGATATGGGCCTTCCGGTCATGGCCCATGTCGAGAGTACCGAGGGTGTGAAGGTTGCGCTTGAGGCCGGCGTTGACACGATTGAGCACGGCGCTCCGTTGACGTCCGAGATTCTGGAGCTGTACCGTGGCGCCGCGGGCACGCAGCTCGAGGGGCGTGCGCCCTGCGTTACCTGCACTATCAGCCCGGCGCTGCCGTTTGTATTGCTCGACCCGGAAAAGACCCATTCGACCGATACACAAAAGAAGAACGGCGACATCGTGTGCTCGGGCATCATCGAGAGCGCCCGTGCCGCACTGGAAGCTGGCGTTAAGGTGGGCCTTGGCACGGACTCGAGCTGCCCGTTCGTGACGCAGTACGACATGTGGCGTGAGGTGGCCTATTTTGCCAAGTACGTGGGTGTGAGTAACGCCTTCGCGCTGCATACGGCCACGCAGGTCAATGCCGAGCTGCTGGGGCTGGGCGGCGAGACCGGCACAATCGAGTGCGGCAAGGCCGCCGATATCCTGGTGACGCGCAAGAACCCGCTCGATGACCTGTGCGCGCTGCGTGAGCCGGCGTACGTGATGTGCCGTGGTGATCTGGTGCGCAAACTCAAGGTGAAGCGTATTCCCGAGGTGGACGCCGAGCTCGACACGATTATGGCCATGCCGTCCGAGGCACTGGCCGAGGAGCTCGCCCGCGACGGCGTGGCATAG